In one Candidatus Leptovillus gracilis genomic region, the following are encoded:
- a CDS encoding type II toxin-antitoxin system Phd/YefM family antitoxin: MSEAQISIGQVKRDISELVNRVAFGGERIVLTSRGRPKAVLVSLEDYERIQIADEQSRLAKWQTFNTELESLHAQIMARRGGEPLDLEAIITAHKEEQEARHDDLIGH; encoded by the coding sequence ATGAGCGAAGCGCAAATCAGTATTGGACAGGTGAAGCGGGACATTTCTGAACTGGTCAACCGGGTGGCATTTGGTGGGGAGCGAATTGTGTTGACTTCTCGCGGCCGGCCAAAAGCAGTTCTGGTTAGCCTGGAAGATTATGAGCGGATTCAGATTGCCGATGAGCAGTCGCGCCTGGCAAAATGGCAGACGTTCAATACAGAGCTGGAAAGCCTACACGCCCAAATCATGGCCCGGCGTGGCGGCGAGCCTCTCGACTTGGAGGCGATCATTACCGCCCACAAAGAAGAACAGGAGGCGCGACATGACGACCTCATTGGTCATTGA
- a CDS encoding sensor histidine kinase, giving the protein MQQQRIGLVILSYPAIYDWSESDLWPYQVTAAQLAVAIDTRRQQLLLLRSSQQVAVLQERQRLARELHDSVTQLIFSITLIAQSIAPAWSRDRAEGENRVNRLLELSQSALAEMRALLFELRSPEDSVAAVPETRLPEIAYLRQEGLVTALRRHVETLQQDGLTIAVDVAGYRPHPPEVEVALFRITQEALHNVVKHARATQVAIHLSETTEAICLEIADDGVGFRTDTNNGRFLGGLGMHTMGERAEALGGYLKIRSAPGEGTAVIVRLPQKEEQTP; this is encoded by the coding sequence GTGCAGCAGCAGCGTATTGGTCTGGTTATCCTCAGCTATCCCGCCATCTATGACTGGTCGGAAAGCGATTTGTGGCCATACCAGGTGACGGCCGCTCAATTGGCCGTCGCCATAGATACCCGCCGCCAACAGCTTTTGCTGCTGCGCAGCAGCCAGCAGGTTGCCGTGTTGCAAGAGCGCCAGCGCCTGGCCCGTGAACTCCACGATTCCGTCACCCAGCTCATCTTCAGCATCACCCTCATCGCCCAATCTATCGCTCCGGCCTGGTCCCGCGACCGGGCTGAAGGCGAAAATCGGGTAAACCGCCTGTTGGAATTGAGCCAAAGCGCCCTGGCTGAAATGCGCGCGCTGCTTTTTGAACTGCGCTCGCCTGAAGATTCTGTGGCTGCGGTCCCTGAAACGCGCCTGCCTGAGATCGCTTACCTGCGCCAGGAAGGGTTGGTGACCGCGCTGCGGCGGCACGTGGAGACGTTGCAGCAAGATGGCCTGACCATTGCTGTGGACGTGGCCGGTTACCGACCGCATCCACCAGAAGTGGAGGTGGCGCTGTTTCGCATCACCCAGGAAGCGCTGCACAATGTGGTCAAGCACGCGCGAGCGACACAGGTTGCCATCCATTTGAGCGAGACGACGGAGGCGATTTGCCTGGAGATTGCCGACGATGGCGTCGGGTTTAGGACGGATACGAATAACGGCCGTTTCCTGGGCGGCCTGGGCATGCACACCATGGGCGAACGGGCTGAAGCGTTGGGCGGCTACCTGAAAATCCGCTCGGCGCCAGGGGAGGGAACGGCCGTGATAGTCCGTCTGCCGCAAAAGGAGGAACAAACGCCATGA
- a CDS encoding response regulator transcription factor codes for MSEPPIKVMIVDDHAIVREGLTMLLNEETGVQVIGEARNGAEALAHLDHLQPDVVLMDLMMPEMDGIAATAAIRQKFPACQVLVLTSFAEDQRVPDAIQAGAIGYLLKDVLRADLLRAIHAAARGEPTLHPEAQRQLMQRMMTPTSPDLLSTLTERELDVLRQIAQGHSNKEIAANLHLTEGTVKGYVSTVLGKLQVADRTQAALYAVKHGLG; via the coding sequence ATGAGCGAACCGCCCATCAAAGTGATGATTGTTGATGATCATGCCATCGTGCGCGAAGGGCTAACCATGCTGCTCAACGAAGAGACTGGCGTCCAGGTCATTGGCGAAGCGCGTAATGGGGCCGAGGCTCTTGCTCACCTGGATCATTTGCAGCCGGATGTGGTCCTGATGGACCTGATGATGCCAGAAATGGATGGTATTGCCGCCACCGCGGCTATCCGGCAAAAATTTCCGGCCTGTCAGGTGTTGGTATTGACCAGCTTTGCCGAAGATCAGCGTGTACCTGATGCCATTCAGGCCGGGGCCATCGGCTACCTGTTGAAGGACGTGCTGCGGGCCGATTTGCTGCGCGCCATTCATGCCGCCGCTCGCGGCGAACCAACACTGCATCCCGAAGCGCAGCGCCAGTTGATGCAGCGGATGATGACGCCCACGTCACCCGATCTGCTGAGTACCCTGACTGAGCGTGAGTTGGATGTGTTGCGCCAGATCGCCCAGGGGCACAGCAACAAAGAAATTGCGGCCAATCTGCACCTCACTGAAGGAACCGTCAAAGGGTATGTTTCCACTGTCTTGGGCAAGCTGCAAGTGGCCGATCGCACACAGGCGGCGCTGTACGCTGTGAAGCACGGTCTTGGTTAG
- a CDS encoding SRPBCC family protein → MKPITFQCHTLIPRTREEICTAIADVDAWSQFAGYGFLPGIQSAVYENRTEDMIGSRIRVRNTDGSGHVEEIYRWVPGEEVAMKLHEFTPPLSRLASHFTEEWRLKTVPQGTAVRRSFAMYPVRPLTRPLVWLISLLFRRAINRHLAEMAGM, encoded by the coding sequence ATGAAACCGATTACCTTTCAATGCCATACGCTCATTCCCCGCACGAGAGAAGAAATCTGTACGGCGATTGCCGATGTGGACGCCTGGAGCCAATTCGCCGGTTACGGTTTTTTGCCCGGTATCCAAAGCGCCGTCTATGAAAACCGCACCGAAGACATGATCGGGTCGCGCATTCGTGTGCGTAACACCGACGGATCAGGCCACGTGGAAGAAATCTACCGGTGGGTTCCCGGTGAGGAAGTGGCGATGAAGCTGCATGAATTTACTCCGCCGCTCAGTCGTCTGGCGTCTCACTTTACGGAAGAATGGCGCCTGAAAACGGTCCCACAAGGAACTGCTGTCAGGCGCAGTTTTGCCATGTACCCTGTACGACCCCTAACCCGCCCCTTAGTCTGGCTGATTTCACTTCTGTTTAGACGGGCTATTAACCGTCATCTGGCGGAGATGGCCGGGATGTGA
- a CDS encoding FAD-binding oxidoreductase — MSRLNEPLVYEQSGYAAALAPQFNGRLIQPGDDEYDAARAVWNGMIDRYPALIARATNVDDVVAVVNFARDNDLLLSVRGGGHQVAGHGTNDGGLVLDLSQMRQVTVDPQARIAHVQGGAAIGDVDQATQQFGMATPLGVVTETGIAGLTLGGGFGHLRNKYGLSSDNIIEAEVVLADGRVVIANVQENADLFWGLRGGGGNFGVVTRFTYRLYAIGTEVYVTAVFHDGHHAEEVMRFFRDYTLAAPDEISLLAAIGIFPPGVAHFPAELHGQPFVLFIGPYAGDQRTGEQLMAPLRTFRQPLLDFSGIMPYLELQKFFDEDYPAGELRYYWKSLNLTDLSDEAITVLVEHARQQPSLLSTTDVWHIGGAIQRMGDNASAFHGRHVNFLVNPEANWEDPAADAANMNWARTMLEALRPFSDGSRYLNFAGFQEEGDAMMQAAFAAKYQRLAELKARYDPTNLFRLNQNIKPA, encoded by the coding sequence ATGTCTAGACTGAATGAACCTCTTGTCTATGAACAAAGCGGCTATGCGGCAGCTTTGGCCCCGCAGTTCAACGGCCGTCTCATCCAACCTGGCGACGACGAATATGACGCCGCCCGCGCCGTTTGGAACGGGATGATTGATCGCTACCCAGCCCTGATTGCTCGCGCCACTAACGTGGATGATGTCGTGGCGGTCGTCAACTTTGCCCGCGACAACGATTTGCTGCTATCCGTGCGTGGTGGTGGCCATCAGGTTGCCGGTCACGGGACAAATGATGGTGGCCTGGTTCTGGACCTGTCCCAGATGCGGCAGGTGACGGTTGATCCGCAAGCCAGAATTGCCCATGTGCAGGGCGGGGCTGCGATCGGCGATGTCGATCAGGCGACGCAGCAGTTTGGCATGGCCACGCCGTTGGGGGTCGTCACCGAAACCGGCATCGCCGGGCTGACGTTGGGCGGTGGCTTCGGCCATTTGCGCAACAAATATGGCCTGAGCAGCGACAACATCATTGAGGCGGAAGTAGTGTTGGCCGACGGTCGGGTTGTCATTGCCAACGTTCAAGAAAATGCGGACTTGTTTTGGGGGCTGCGTGGTGGTGGGGGGAATTTCGGCGTTGTGACTCGCTTCACCTATCGACTGTATGCGATTGGGACAGAGGTGTATGTAACGGCCGTTTTCCACGATGGTCACCATGCCGAAGAGGTGATGCGTTTCTTCCGCGACTACACCCTGGCTGCGCCCGACGAAATCAGCCTGCTGGCCGCCATTGGCATTTTCCCACCAGGCGTGGCCCATTTCCCGGCCGAGCTGCACGGCCAGCCTTTTGTCCTGTTCATCGGCCCATATGCCGGAGACCAGCGTACAGGCGAGCAGTTAATGGCTCCGCTGCGCACATTCCGCCAACCTCTACTGGATTTCAGCGGTATCATGCCTTATTTGGAACTACAAAAATTCTTCGATGAAGATTACCCGGCCGGGGAGCTGCGTTACTACTGGAAGTCTTTGAACCTTACCGACCTGAGCGACGAAGCGATCACTGTCCTGGTGGAACATGCCCGGCAGCAGCCATCTTTGCTGAGTACCACCGACGTCTGGCATATTGGCGGCGCAATCCAGCGGATGGGCGACAATGCGTCAGCTTTTCACGGCCGGCACGTCAACTTTCTGGTCAACCCAGAGGCCAATTGGGAAGACCCTGCCGCTGATGCCGCAAATATGAACTGGGCGCGCACGATGCTGGAGGCGTTACGGCCGTTTTCCGACGGCAGCCGCTATCTCAATTTTGCCGGCTTCCAGGAAGAAGGCGACGCGATGATGCAAGCTGCCTTTGCCGCCAAGTACCAACGCCTGGCTGAATTGAAGGCCAGGTACGACCCGACGAATCTGTTTCGCTTGAACCAAAACATTAAACCCGCGTGA
- a CDS encoding nitroreductase family deazaflavin-dependent oxidoreductase → MIDDKIRRALQTDSTIDITTIGRQSGQPRRMEIWFRQVDGRIYITGTPGTRDWYANLRHNPRFTFHLKESLRADLPAQARFIADADERRRILSAPEMGWYHRQVKSVEELVAGSPLVEVLFEADA, encoded by the coding sequence ATGATAGATGACAAAATCCGCCGCGCTTTACAGACCGACAGCACCATAGACATCACCACCATCGGTCGCCAGAGCGGGCAGCCACGACGGATGGAAATCTGGTTTCGACAGGTAGACGGCCGTATCTACATCACCGGCACTCCCGGAACCCGCGACTGGTACGCCAACCTGCGGCACAATCCCCGCTTCACCTTTCACCTGAAAGAATCGCTGCGCGCCGATTTACCGGCGCAGGCGCGATTCATCGCCGATGCCGACGAGCGGCGGCGGATTCTGTCCGCGCCGGAGATGGGCTGGTATCACCGCCAGGTCAAATCGGTGGAAGAGTTGGTCGCGGGTAGTCCGCTGGTGGAAGTGCTGTTTGAGGCTGATGCGTAA
- a CDS encoding type II toxin-antitoxin system HicB family antitoxin, translated as MEYSDEDQCFVGHIAAIQGVVGFHGESVSELRAAFEAGLEKCARLNRPPQKPYSGKLMLRIPPDIHAAVAMAAEVSGKSINQ; from the coding sequence ATTGAGTACAGCGACGAAGACCAATGCTTCGTCGGCCATATTGCCGCTATTCAAGGTGTGGTCGGCTTTCATGGCGAGTCGGTCTCCGAGCTACGCGCCGCCTTTGAGGCGGGCCTGGAGAAGTGCGCCAGACTGAACCGCCCGCCGCAGAAACCCTATTCCGGCAAGCTGATGCTGCGCATCCCACCCGACATTCATGCGGCCGTGGCTATGGCTGCTGAGGTGAGCGGGAAGAGCATCAACCAATGA
- a CDS encoding type II toxin-antitoxin system VapC family toxin, which translates to MTTSLVIDANLTFRYLLPGEAHEQLRPLFHQWEAQGVTLIAPTLWAYETASIISKTVHFGHLTEAEGEALLQMAGAFTVQLIPPDGELLSRAYTWTRRLNQAAAYDSFYLALAERLNCDFWTADLRLANAARQPWIKSPTF; encoded by the coding sequence ATGACGACCTCATTGGTCATTGATGCTAACCTGACTTTCCGCTATTTGCTGCCCGGAGAGGCGCACGAGCAATTACGGCCGTTGTTCCACCAATGGGAAGCGCAAGGAGTCACCCTCATCGCCCCCACCCTTTGGGCTTACGAAACGGCTTCTATCATCAGCAAAACCGTGCATTTTGGACACCTCACGGAAGCCGAAGGCGAGGCGCTGCTGCAAATGGCCGGGGCTTTTACCGTGCAGCTCATCCCGCCTGATGGTGAGTTGCTTAGCCGCGCTTACACCTGGACGCGCCGCCTGAATCAAGCGGCTGCCTACGACAGCTTTTATCTGGCATTGGCGGAGCGCCTGAACTGCGACTTCTGGACGGCCGATCTTCGTCTGGCTAATGCCGCCCGCCAGCCCTGGATCAAAAGCCCGACCTTTTGA
- a CDS encoding DUF3375 family protein, with amino-acid sequence MKLLQSQKAPLILSFLVAQFKLKQRVTIRHTELIEHLTAYLEALQESHPVTNSPTCNS; translated from the coding sequence GTGAAACTGCTGCAAAGCCAGAAGGCGCCGCTCATTCTCAGCTTCCTGGTTGCTCAGTTCAAACTCAAACAGCGCGTTACCATTCGGCACACGGAACTCATCGAACACCTCACCGCCTATCTGGAAGCGTTACAAGAAAGCCATCCGGTTACCAACTCCCCGACTTGCAACAGCTAG
- a CDS encoding DUF3375 family protein — translation MQQLDPAQTIRLHRLKRSLIDAAAKIIESNRRLGEQLRKLLDEQNLTEARRVVELATEIKQTAVALATNLPDNKAFLWVEAEPDVDMPWERPSTLSRMVWPNLSPTSPWPPTMKPTRLTAVPGKRW, via the coding sequence TTGCAACAGCTAGACCCCGCCCAAACCATCCGCCTGCACCGTCTGAAGCGCAGCCTGATTGACGCCGCGGCCAAAATCATCGAATCGAACCGTCGCCTGGGCGAACAACTGCGCAAACTGCTGGACGAGCAAAACCTGACCGAGGCGCGCCGGGTGGTGGAGTTGGCGACGGAGATTAAGCAAACGGCCGTTGCCCTCGCCACCAACTTGCCCGACAATAAAGCGTTTCTCTGGGTGGAAGCGGAACCGGATGTGGATATGCCCTGGGAACGGCCGTCTACCCTCTCACGCATGGTCTGGCCGAACTTATCACCTACATCGCCCTGGCCGCCCACAATGAAGCCCACGAGATTGACGGCCGTGCCTGGGAAGAGGTGGTGA